From Candidatus Peregrinibacteria bacterium, one genomic window encodes:
- a CDS encoding prolyl-tRNA synthetase associated domain-containing protein, which yields MKSPYAFLDSLGISYTKHEHPALFTVEQAKEHYHKMPGGHTKNLFLRNKNGDKHYLVIVESLKKTDLDWLKKYFQESKLSFASPERLMKYLGLTPGAVSALGLINDENHEVRVLVDTDLFKLETIYAHPNVNTATLGIPKEGFRKFLENVGNHVEYARVEERTDK from the coding sequence ATGAAATCCCCCTACGCATTCCTCGATTCCCTCGGCATCTCCTACACAAAACACGAACATCCTGCACTCTTTACGGTTGAACAAGCAAAAGAGCATTACCATAAAATGCCCGGAGGACATACGAAAAATTTATTTTTACGAAATAAAAATGGAGACAAACACTATTTAGTAATTGTTGAAAGTCTCAAGAAAACAGACTTAGATTGGCTGAAAAAATATTTTCAGGAATCAAAACTCAGCTTTGCATCTCCTGAACGACTGATGAAATATTTAGGTCTCACACCGGGCGCAGTTTCTGCCCTTGGTCTTATCAACGATGAAAATCATGAAGTACGAGTTCTTGTAGATACTGATCTTTTTAAACTTGAAACGATTTATGCACATCCAAATGTGAATACAGCAACGCTTGGAATTCCGAAAGAAGGCTTTCGAAAATTTCTGGAAAATGTCGGAAATCACGTAGAGTACGCCCGAGTAGAAGAAAGAACTGATAAATAA
- a CDS encoding SIR2 family protein: MHDLIILTGAGFTANFGGFLSPEMWARILNNPLIQKKKCLREELLNDFDFEEVHYHLFHSRYGQYSDEDRVDFMQAVEEAYKHLDERIKGWRASENPLRTCIEESFGIESKQERKFIFTLNQDLFVERVFHYKPAGVQAFKGDIYEIDSQIKKTDFVKLPEEKSLEELENDINSYKGPTYIKLHGSYGWISGTGANQLVIGMNKKEDIEKEPLLKAYYNFFEEVIASTKKILVIGYGFGDTHINRVLYNGIEKSNLKLYIVNPTLPKFLKTIFHTQAPRIKLGNGTPSDPPADPYKFWGSVSGYFPYTLNEIFPHGVSDGSILRELKLALQNG; the protein is encoded by the coding sequence TTGCACGATTTAATAATACTCACAGGCGCAGGTTTTACCGCTAATTTTGGAGGATTTTTGTCACCAGAAATGTGGGCAAGAATATTAAATAATCCTCTTATACAAAAGAAAAAGTGCCTCAGGGAAGAATTGCTAAATGATTTTGATTTTGAAGAGGTTCATTATCATCTTTTTCACAGCAGATACGGTCAATATTCTGATGAGGATAGAGTCGATTTTATGCAAGCTGTTGAAGAAGCATATAAGCATCTTGATGAAAGAATCAAAGGATGGAGAGCATCGGAAAATCCTTTACGAACGTGTATTGAAGAGTCATTCGGCATCGAAAGCAAGCAGGAAAGAAAATTTATTTTTACCCTAAATCAAGATTTATTTGTTGAGAGGGTGTTTCATTACAAACCGGCTGGAGTACAAGCTTTTAAGGGCGACATTTATGAGATTGATTCTCAAATCAAAAAAACCGACTTTGTCAAACTCCCAGAAGAAAAAAGCCTTGAAGAATTAGAGAACGATATTAATTCTTATAAAGGGCCAACATATATCAAGCTTCACGGATCATATGGATGGATCTCTGGCACAGGAGCCAATCAATTAGTAATTGGGATGAATAAGAAAGAAGATATTGAAAAAGAACCACTTTTAAAAGCATATTATAATTTTTTTGAAGAAGTTATTGCATCAACAAAGAAAATTCTCGTCATTGGATATGGATTTGGAGATACTCATATAAATCGAGTCTTGTACAACGGTATTGAAAAATCAAATTTAAAATTATACATCGTAAACCCAACACTCCCCAAATTCTTAAAAACAATCTTCCATACACAAGCGCCTAGAATCAAACTGGGAAACGGTACGCCAAGCGACCCACCAGCAGATCCCTATAAATTTTGGGGCTCCGTGTCAGGCTATTTTCCCTATACTCTCAATGAGATTTTTCCACATGGAGTTTCGGATGGGTCGATATTGAGAGAATTAAAACTCGCCCTGCAAAATGGATAA